In Spirochaeta thermophila DSM 6578, the DNA window AGGGGAGGAACCTGCCCCTGCTTCCCATACGATCACCATCAAGGTGGTCAATGCCTTTGCCCCGCAGAACATCATGAGCCTCACGGCCGACAGGTTCAAAGAGGTACTCGAACGAGACGGTGGGGGGAGGTTCCTCGTCCAGATCCTCGATGTGGAGCGAACCGAAGAGAAGGCCAACGAGCTGTGCAGCTCCGGAGCGGCGCATCTCCAGTTCACCGGTGGGTATCCGCTCCAGGTCTTCGCTCCCGAGTATTCCTTCTTCAACGCTCCCTATGTGATGAAGGACTTCGCCCACTTCACGCGGGTCTGGAACGGGCCTCTCGGGGATGCGGCCAGAAGGATGGTCGCGGAGAAGGGCAACATGCTCTGGATAGGGAACGTCTACCGCGGCTTCCGCCAGACCACTGCGAACAAGCCCATCTATTCGGTTGAGGATGTCCAGGGGCTTCGACTCAGGCTTCCTGGCGTCCAGACGTGGGTCACGGTGTGGAAGGCCATGGGAGCCGATCCTGTGACCGTCCCACTCAGCGGGCTCTACGACTCCCTCAAGACGGGAAAGGCCGAGGCATCCGAGGGCGACATCCCTCAGATCCACAGCTACAAGCTCTACGAGGTCCAGAAGTACCTCATCATCACCAACCACCTGGTGCAGACAGGCGGCGTGCTCATCAACAAGCCCTTCTGCGAGTCGCTCTCCGAGGCCGACAGAAAGGCTGTGTGGGATGCGGCCGTCGAGGCCATTGAGTGGGCCACCAACAAGGTGATGAGCGAGGAGGGGATGCTCCTCGTGGATCTCCAGAAGAAGGGGATGCAGGTGATCATCCCCGATGCGGCCTCATTCAGGGAAAAGGGCAAGACTGCGGTGGAGGAGCTCTTCCGCACGCTCTGGTCGGTGACCACCTGGGAGGAGGTGCTCTCCCAGTGAATGTCCATACCAAGGAGTAGAAGAGATGACGACGTGGCATCCTGATGAGATCGCGGAAAAACTGCGACGGGTAAGAGCTCTCATGGAGGAAAAGGGACTTGAGGCCGTCTACCTCAAACGGCAGACGAACTTCTCCTGGATCACAGGGGGAGGTCGGAATGTAGTCGGGATCACCCTCGAACTCGGCGTGGCGGGAATCCTCGTGACCTCCACCCGGTGTTACGCGGTGTGCAACAACATCGAGTCCCCGCGGATGAGAGAGGAGGAGCGACTCGAGGAAAAGGGATTCGAGGTCCACGACTTCCTCTGGTACGAAGACAGGGAGGGCGAGATCGTGCGGAAGCTCTCCGGAGGGGGAAGACTGGGTGCCGATCATCCCTTCCCCGGTGCGGAGGACCTGTCGGCCGAGGTGAAGCGGCTGCGATATGCCCTCACCCCCTGGGAGGTGGAGCGCTACAGGGAGGTGGGCTACCTCACCTCCCTCGCGATCGAGGAGACCGCGAGGGAGGTGCGTCCGGGCGACAAGGAGTGCGCCGTCGTGGGGAGGCTCGCCCACAAGCTGTGGGCACATGGGCTCGACTATGTGACCATCTTCGTGGCCGCCGACGAGAGGATCAGCGCCTACCGACACCCCATCTCCACAGAAAAAGAAGTGAAACAACGAGCCATGCTCTGTGTGAATGCTCGTAAATATGGACTCGTCGTGTCCCTTACCCGGTTTGTCAACTTCGGACCCATTCCTGAGGACTGGTACCGCCAGTACCTGGACAACGTGAGGATCGACTGCACGTTCATGGCGGCGACGCGTCCTGGGGTCCCGGTAGTGGAAGCATTCAAACGAGGTATCGAGGCTTACAAGGCCCTGGGGTATCCAGACGAGTACAAGCTCCACCACCAGGGAGGAGCCATCGGCTATGAGGGGAGGGACTACAAGGTCACCTTCACCACCCAGGAGGTGGTACAGACGAATCAGGCCTTCACCTGGAATCCATCCATCACTGGGACCAAGAGTGAGGATACCATGGTGGCAACCACCGAGGGACCGCAGCTTCTCAGCAAACCGATACTGTTTCCCTCCATCTCTCTGGAGGTGGATGGGATACGATTCGAGCGGCCGGGTGTACTTGAGATGCCCGGCTGAGCGCCGTGAGGCGCACACTACATAACCAGGAGGCATGGTATGAGATGGCGAGGTCTGACATTCATCCTGTTGTGCATGCTCGTCGGCGGTGTGCTCTGGGCTGAGGGACAGAAGGAAGAGGAGACGTATCCCTCTCGTCCCATTGAGATCATGGTGCCGTGGAGCGTGGGAGGCGCCACCGACGTGGTGTTCAGGACCTTCCAGATGGTACTCCCCAAGTACCTCCCGGTACCGGTCATCATCGTGAACAGGCCGGGTGGGGGGGCCGTGCCCGGATACACCGAGGCACTCGGCAAGAAGCCCGACGGCTACTACTTCGTGGCATGGGCCACTCCTTCCATCACCAAGATCCACATGAGTAAGACCCCATACGATGTGGATTCCTTCGAACCGGTGATCAACCTGGTGAACGCACCGTGCTGGCTCCTCGTACCCGCGGATTCCCCTTATCAGAACCTCAAGGACTTCGTGGAGGATGCCAAGAAGCGGCCCGGGCAGATCAACGTGGCGAATGCAGGGGCGGGAGGCGGCACGCACCTCATCATGCTCGCGTTCGAGCGGGCGGCGGGCATCAAGGTGAATCACGTCCCCCATGCGGGAGGTGGTCCGGCTGTCACCGCGGCGGTGGGTGGTCACGTCGATGCGGTGATCTGCAGCCCACCCGAGGGGGTTCCCCAGCTCCAGGGCGGGCAGCTCAGGTGCCTGGCGGTTTTCTCGGCCGAGAGGCTTCCCCAGTTCCCCGACTATCCGACCGCCCGTGAGCAGGGGATAGACTTCACCCTCGGACAGTGGCGGGGAGTGGCCGCCATAAAGGGTACCGATCCAGAGAAGATCAAGATCATACACGATGCCTTCAAGGCCGCCATGGAGGATCCCGACTTCAAGGTGCTCGCGGAGAAGGCCGGAATCCTCACCGACTACAAGGGAACCGAGGAGTTCAAGAAGTTCGTCCTGGAACAGAGCGAGCTCTACAAGCAGATCATCATAGAGAACAAGCTGGGTGACAGGTATCAATGACAGAGGAGTGCCGCCCCCGTGGGGGCGGCACTGCCTTATCGCTTCGATATATGTTATTTGTCTATAGAAAGGAACATGGCCTATGATCGATGTGGTGTGGGGTGTCGTGGTCTTCCTGTTCGCAGTGGTCCTCGTAGCGGCGACGTTCGGATTTCCCGAGACCCAGATAGCCCTCTCGCCCGCGGTCTTTCCCAGGGTGATCGGGGGGGTCCTCATGGTCCTCTCCATCCTCCTCGCGGTGAGGGGAGGGCTGCAGCTCAGGACCGGAAAACCGGGGAAAGGCGCCTCGGATGAGCGGGCAGTATGGATGAGGCTCGTCCTCCTGGTGGTGGTTTCGGTCGGGTATGTCTTCTCCCTCGGGTTCCTTGGGTTCGTCGTCGCGGGTATCCCCTACATGGCGATGGTCTTCCTCATCTTCGGAGAGCGACGTCCGTTGATGGTGGGGCTCCTCTCATTCGGCATACCACTGGTGATCTACTCGGTCTTCAGGCTCGGGTTCCAGGTCCCCCTCCCACGGGGAATTCTCTGGTGAACGACGAGGAGTAAAGGACATGGACTTCGTGCAAGGAATGCTCTACGTATTCACGCCGCTTCACTTCGTCTATCTCTTCATCGGAGTAGCCGGCGGTATAGTGGTGGGTGCCCTCCCGGGTATCACCGGATCGGTGGGGATCATCCTCTTGCTCCCCTTCCTCTTCTACCTCGAACCTGCGAGCGCCCTCCTCATGCTCAGCGGGATGTTCTGTGGCGCCATCTATGGAGGTTCCATCCCTGCGATCCTCATCTCCACGCCGGGGACTCCTTCCTCCGCGGCCACGGTGCTCGACGGATACCCCATGGCGCAACGCGGGGAGGCCGGGAGGGCCCTGGGGATCGCCACCATCGCCTCGGCCACCGGTGGAATCGTCTCCACCCTCTGCATGATCCTCATCGCTCCTCAGCTCGCGAGGGTGGCGCTCGCCTTCGGACCCGAGGAGTACTTCGCCCTCATGATATTCGCCCTCACCATCATCGCCTCGGTCTCCACCGGCATGATCCTGAAGGGCCTCATCTCCGGGTTCCTGGGGCTCCTCATCGCCTGCGTGGGGATAGATGAACTCACGGGCTATGCCCGGTTTTCATTCGGGATACCACAACTCATGGCGGGCTTTCCGATGCTCGCCGTGCTCATAGGGCTCTTCGCCATATCGCAGGTCTTCATCGAGCTCAAGAACATAGGCAAGGAGCTTCCCCGGTATCATCAGAGGATAGAGCGGGTCATCCCTCCCCTCCGTGAACTGGCTCGGCTCATGAAGGTGATCATCCCCTTCTCGTTCCTCGGCACGTTCATAGGGATCATCCCCGGGACGGGGGGTACGATCGCCTCCTTCCTCGCCTACAACGAGGCCAGACGATTCTCGAAGGACCCGGATGGCTTCGGGAAAGGGGTCCCCGAAGGGATCGCGGCGCCGGAGGCGGCCAATAACGGCACCACAGGAGGGGCCATGGTGCCGCTCCTCACGCTGGGCGTTCCCGGCGATGTGATCACCGCGGTGATGCTCGGCGCCCTCATCCTCATAGGCGTACGGCCCGGGCCGCTCCTCTTCAAAGAAGATCCGCAGCTCATCTCCTCGCTCTTCGTGGGGTTCTTCGTGGCCCAGTTGCTCATACTGCTGCTCGGCCTGGTGGGCGCCCGTCTTTTCCCCCTCATCCTCAGAATACGGGTGTCCCACCTTTTTCCCGTCATCCTCATGCTGTGCCTCGTGGGGGCCTTCTCCCTCAACAACAGCCTCTACGACGTGGGGGTGGCCCTGGCGTTCGGGGTGGTGGGCTACTTCATGAGGAAGGCGTCCTTCCCCGTGGCGCCCATGGTCCTCGGTGTGATCCTGGGCCCTCTCGCGGAGCGGGAGTTGGGCAAGGCCCTCATCATCTCCCACGGCGACTGGAGTACCCTCGTGAGGTCTCCCATCGCGGTGGCCTTCTATGTGCTGGCGGTTCTCTCCATAGGGTATGCCCTGTGGAGGTCGAGAGGGCATGGTCACACCTCTAGTCTTTGAGGTGTATCTGAGTCTACCATGAGATCACTATGAGATCAGGGAGGATGTTATGAGCCATGGGATAGGTATCGTGGGTACAGGAGGTATTGCGGACAAGCACGCACTCGCCGTAGGGCAGGTTGAGGGTGCAGAGCTCGTGGCGGTGATGAGTCGCTCGGAAGAGCGCGCGAAGGCGTTTGCCGAACGGCATGGGTGCAGGGCGTACACCAGTATGTCGGAGTTCCTCGACGATCCTGAACTGGATATCGTTTCCATCTGTACTCCATCGGGGTACCACATGGAGCCGGCTCTCGAGGCCATAGCGGCAGGGAAACACCTGGTGGTGGAGAAGCCCCTCGAGATCACCTTGGAGCGATGCGACGCCATCATCGAAGCTGCGGCCCAAAAGGGAGTGAAGGTGATGGGGATCTTCCAGTCGCGGTTCTACGATGCCTCCAGGGTGCTCAAGGAGACGGTGGAGAAGGGCAGGTTCGGGAGGCTTGTGCTGGGGGATGCGTACGTGAAGTGGTACAGGTCCCAGGAGTACTACGACAGGGGTGAGTGGAAAGGGACGTGGCGCTTCGATGGGGGAGGGGCCCTCATGGTGCAGGCCATCCACGCGATCGACCTCCTGCAGTGGTACATGGGCAGAGTGGACACGGTGCAGGCCTACGCCAAGATACTCGGCCACGAGCGGATAGAGGTCGAAGACACGGCGGTGGCCACCCTCGAATTCGAGAACGGCGCCCTCGGGGTGATCGAGGGCTCCACCGCGGTGTATCCGGGTTTCCTCAAGCGGATCGAGATCTCCGGGACCGAGGGATCGGCCATCATGGAGGAGGAGGATTTCAAGGCCTGGACGTTTGCGAAGGAGATCCCGGAGGACGAGGAGATCCGCCGGCGCTTCTCAGGCGCCACACGAACACAAGGCGGTGCCGCTGATCCAGGGGCGATCAGCCTCGAGGGGCATGTGCGTCAGTTCCAGGCCTTCGTGGATGCGCTGAGAGAGGGAAGAGAACCACCCGTGGATGGCTACGAGGCGCGCAAGGCGGTGGCGATCATCCTGGCGATCTACGAGAGCGCGAAGACCGGTCGGAAGGTGAAGGTGGACTACTGAGTCTCCTCCCGACTGGGGAAAGCGTGGGGAATGGTCTTTGCCCACTGTTTCCTCTGGGTTCTCCTGTAGCTCTTCTCGAGGTGGTGTTTCATGGCCTGGCCGGCCTTTTCCCCGTGGCCCTCGCGGATGTGGGAGAGGATATCCCTGTGTTCCTCGAGGGCTTCTCTGTGTTCCTCGAGGGTGCGGGGTGCCTCCCCGTAGATCTTCCTGATCGCGTCGGTGATGAGGGGTACCAGGCGCATGATCACAGGGTTCCGGGTGGCCTCCGCGAGGCTCCGGTGAAACTCCATCTCGGGCACGAGACCGATTTGACCGTCACGGATCTCTTGCTCCATCCGGGCGAGGATATCCTCAATGTGGGCGATGTCTTCAGGCGTACGCCGTTCCGCGGCGAGTTTTGCCACCGGCGGTTCCACGATGAGCCTCACCTCGATGAGGGCGAGCTGGAGGTTCTCGTCCATGAGGAACTCGAGCCCCAAGGGATCCTCCTGGAGCCCGGGGGTCCGGGAGACGTAGGTGCCCTTCCCCCGGACGATCTCTATGATGTTTTGTGAGACGAGGGTCTTTATCGCCTCCCTGATGGTGGGGCGGCTCACGCCGAAGAGCTGTGCGAGCTCGATCTCGTTGGGAAGCTTTTCTCCAGGGTTGAGTTTCTTCCGGCGGATGAGGTCTTTGATATGATCCGCAATCTCCCGTGAGAGGTGGGTCTTCCCGTTCACCCGTCTGTACATGCATCCTCCACTGGTATGGTAGAACCTCTCGAAGGCATGATCAAGGAGGTGGAGAGGCTGGTGAGAGCCGGGGCTTGCCTCTGGTGGCAGATGTTACTATTTTTAGCATACGCTAAAAACTGTCGGGAAGGGATACGATAATGAACCGTCGTCTGTTCGGTCTTCTTTTCATCGCCGTGCTCTTGCTCGCCGGATGCGAACGTGGAAAGGAGAGCGGAGCCGATGACCGTTCCACCGTGAGGGTGGCGGTCTCGCTCTTCCCCTACTACGACCTCGCACGCCGCGTAGGAGGCGATGCGGTCGAGGTCCACCTCCTCCTCCCCTGGGGCGCGAGCCCTCATGGGTACGAGCCCACGCCTCGTGACATACAGGTGGTGCAGTCTGCGCAGTATGTGATCTACACCAGCGATGAGCTCGAGCCGTGGATGGGGAGGCTCACCCGAGGGCTTCCCGATGAGGTGAAGGTGCTCACCCTGGAAGATGTCGCAGGCAGGGGGCTCCATCCCCATGAGGAGGAACATGCGGGGGAGGATGATCACGAAGCCTCGGAAGGCAACCACCATGCCCCCCACCTGTGGCTCGATCCTCTGACCCTCGCGGCCCTTGCCCGTGCCTATGCCGAGGAGCTTGTGCAGGCCGTGCCCGATCGCGAGGAGGAGATAAGGTCCCGGCTCTCGGCCTACCTCGAGGGCCTGGAGGTCCTCGATCGGAGGATGGAGGAGCTGGTGGATGCTGCGCCTCGAAGAACGGTGGTCTTCGCCGGCCACAGGATGCTCGACGCATGGGCCGCACGGTACGGGGTGCAGGTGATCTATCCCTTCGAGAGCGCCTCCCCTTCGGCCGAGGTCCTCCCCCGCCAGGTGAGAGAGGTGCTCGGACACGTTCTTGAAGAAGAGGATGCTCCCGGCGTACTCTACGAAGCGGTCTCAGAGGTGAGGCTCGGCGGGTTCCTCGAGGCCGAGGGTATCGCGGTGTATCCTTTCTACGGGCTGCACACCCTCCCCAAGGAGATGGCCGATGAGGGATATGGGTACGTGGAGGTGTGGGAGATGAATCTCGCTTCTCTCAGGAAGGTGCTGTATGGCGCCACTGATTGAGGTGAGGGGCCTTGCCGCGGGCTACGGCACGCAGGAGGTCCTCACCGACGTGTCCTTTTCGGTGGAGGAGGGGGAATTCCTGGTCATCCTGGGCCCCAACGGATCGGGGAAGACCACCCTCGTCCGCACCCTCCTGGGGTTCGTCCGCCCGATGCGAGGGGATGTGCGGTTCGGGACGAAGGGCCTCCGCATAGGCTACGTGCCCCAGGAGGTGGACACCCGTGCGCAGTTCCCGGCCACCGTGGAGGAAGTGGTGTGTTCCGGCCTCTATACGCGCAGACTGCCGCGACCCGAAGCACGTCGGCGCGTGGATGAGTTGCTCGGCCTCCTGGGGATACGTGATCTGAGGCGGAAGAGACTCGATGCGCTTTCCGGCGGCCAGAGACAGCGGACCCTCCTCGCCCGTGCCTTGGTGGCCGATCCGGACCTCCTCGTGCTCGACGAGCCGACCGGTGCCCTCGATCCGAGGACGAGGGAGTGCTTCTACCTCACGCTGAGCGACATCAAGGGGCGCCACCCCGTCACGGTGATCATGGTCACCCAC includes these proteins:
- a CDS encoding Gfo/Idh/MocA family protein, with the protein product MSHGIGIVGTGGIADKHALAVGQVEGAELVAVMSRSEERAKAFAERHGCRAYTSMSEFLDDPELDIVSICTPSGYHMEPALEAIAAGKHLVVEKPLEITLERCDAIIEAAAQKGVKVMGIFQSRFYDASRVLKETVEKGRFGRLVLGDAYVKWYRSQEYYDRGEWKGTWRFDGGGALMVQAIHAIDLLQWYMGRVDTVQAYAKILGHERIEVEDTAVATLEFENGALGVIEGSTAVYPGFLKRIEISGTEGSAIMEEEDFKAWTFAKEIPEDEEIRRRFSGATRTQGGAADPGAISLEGHVRQFQAFVDALREGREPPVDGYEARKAVAIILAIYESAKTGRKVKVDY
- a CDS encoding TRAP transporter substrate-binding protein; the encoded protein is MKRQSILVPVLVLLMSCATTSQSGEEPAPASHTITIKVVNAFAPQNIMSLTADRFKEVLERDGGGRFLVQILDVERTEEKANELCSSGAAHLQFTGGYPLQVFAPEYSFFNAPYVMKDFAHFTRVWNGPLGDAARRMVAEKGNMLWIGNVYRGFRQTTANKPIYSVEDVQGLRLRLPGVQTWVTVWKAMGADPVTVPLSGLYDSLKTGKAEASEGDIPQIHSYKLYEVQKYLIITNHLVQTGGVLINKPFCESLSEADRKAVWDAAVEAIEWATNKVMSEEGMLLVDLQKKGMQVIIPDAASFREKGKTAVEELFRTLWSVTTWEEVLSQ
- a CDS encoding metal ABC transporter ATP-binding protein, translating into MAPLIEVRGLAAGYGTQEVLTDVSFSVEEGEFLVILGPNGSGKTTLVRTLLGFVRPMRGDVRFGTKGLRIGYVPQEVDTRAQFPATVEEVVCSGLYTRRLPRPEARRRVDELLGLLGIRDLRRKRLDALSGGQRQRTLLARALVADPDLLVLDEPTGALDPRTRECFYLTLSDIKGRHPVTVIMVTHDVTGVLPYVQKVLLLDRRVQFFGTPEEFANQAARHYFSHGEVACD
- a CDS encoding metal ABC transporter substrate-binding protein, whose protein sequence is MNRRLFGLLFIAVLLLAGCERGKESGADDRSTVRVAVSLFPYYDLARRVGGDAVEVHLLLPWGASPHGYEPTPRDIQVVQSAQYVIYTSDELEPWMGRLTRGLPDEVKVLTLEDVAGRGLHPHEEEHAGEDDHEASEGNHHAPHLWLDPLTLAALARAYAEELVQAVPDREEEIRSRLSAYLEGLEVLDRRMEELVDAAPRRTVVFAGHRMLDAWAARYGVQVIYPFESASPSAEVLPRQVREVLGHVLEEEDAPGVLYEAVSEVRLGGFLEAEGIAVYPFYGLHTLPKEMADEGYGYVEVWEMNLASLRKVLYGATD
- a CDS encoding M24 family metallopeptidase, with amino-acid sequence MTTWHPDEIAEKLRRVRALMEEKGLEAVYLKRQTNFSWITGGGRNVVGITLELGVAGILVTSTRCYAVCNNIESPRMREEERLEEKGFEVHDFLWYEDREGEIVRKLSGGGRLGADHPFPGAEDLSAEVKRLRYALTPWEVERYREVGYLTSLAIEETAREVRPGDKECAVVGRLAHKLWAHGLDYVTIFVAADERISAYRHPISTEKEVKQRAMLCVNARKYGLVVSLTRFVNFGPIPEDWYRQYLDNVRIDCTFMAATRPGVPVVEAFKRGIEAYKALGYPDEYKLHHQGGAIGYEGRDYKVTFTTQEVVQTNQAFTWNPSITGTKSEDTMVATTEGPQLLSKPILFPSISLEVDGIRFERPGVLEMPG
- a CDS encoding tripartite tricarboxylate transporter permease; translation: MDFVQGMLYVFTPLHFVYLFIGVAGGIVVGALPGITGSVGIILLLPFLFYLEPASALLMLSGMFCGAIYGGSIPAILISTPGTPSSAATVLDGYPMAQRGEAGRALGIATIASATGGIVSTLCMILIAPQLARVALAFGPEEYFALMIFALTIIASVSTGMILKGLISGFLGLLIACVGIDELTGYARFSFGIPQLMAGFPMLAVLIGLFAISQVFIELKNIGKELPRYHQRIERVIPPLRELARLMKVIIPFSFLGTFIGIIPGTGGTIASFLAYNEARRFSKDPDGFGKGVPEGIAAPEAANNGTTGGAMVPLLTLGVPGDVITAVMLGALILIGVRPGPLLFKEDPQLISSLFVGFFVAQLLILLLGLVGARLFPLILRIRVSHLFPVILMLCLVGAFSLNNSLYDVGVALAFGVVGYFMRKASFPVAPMVLGVILGPLAERELGKALIISHGDWSTLVRSPIAVAFYVLAVLSIGYALWRSRGHGHTSSL
- a CDS encoding tripartite tricarboxylate transporter substrate binding protein, producing the protein MRWRGLTFILLCMLVGGVLWAEGQKEEETYPSRPIEIMVPWSVGGATDVVFRTFQMVLPKYLPVPVIIVNRPGGGAVPGYTEALGKKPDGYYFVAWATPSITKIHMSKTPYDVDSFEPVINLVNAPCWLLVPADSPYQNLKDFVEDAKKRPGQINVANAGAGGGTHLIMLAFERAAGIKVNHVPHAGGGPAVTAAVGGHVDAVICSPPEGVPQLQGGQLRCLAVFSAERLPQFPDYPTAREQGIDFTLGQWRGVAAIKGTDPEKIKIIHDAFKAAMEDPDFKVLAEKAGILTDYKGTEEFKKFVLEQSELYKQIIIENKLGDRYQ
- a CDS encoding FadR/GntR family transcriptional regulator, which gives rise to MYRRVNGKTHLSREIADHIKDLIRRKKLNPGEKLPNEIELAQLFGVSRPTIREAIKTLVSQNIIEIVRGKGTYVSRTPGLQEDPLGLEFLMDENLQLALIEVRLIVEPPVAKLAAERRTPEDIAHIEDILARMEQEIRDGQIGLVPEMEFHRSLAEATRNPVIMRLVPLITDAIRKIYGEAPRTLEEHREALEEHRDILSHIREGHGEKAGQAMKHHLEKSYRRTQRKQWAKTIPHAFPSREETQ
- a CDS encoding tripartite tricarboxylate transporter TctB family protein: MIDVVWGVVVFLFAVVLVAATFGFPETQIALSPAVFPRVIGGVLMVLSILLAVRGGLQLRTGKPGKGASDERAVWMRLVLLVVVSVGYVFSLGFLGFVVAGIPYMAMVFLIFGERRPLMVGLLSFGIPLVIYSVFRLGFQVPLPRGILW